From the Pomacea canaliculata isolate SZHN2017 linkage group LG14, ASM307304v1, whole genome shotgun sequence genome, one window contains:
- the LOC112555674 gene encoding uncharacterized protein LOC112555674, whose product MALRGLRLHPSLRVVLVGSCVLLLGLVLVSFLRREKRLLVRETKVVAVTDTVVETSPNSSSSSLLFLPCAKTVSKERKQRNVLSHLANQLKRELGQTECRLIELQKRLGEQDSGRVASSGGWCYQDSRADSLEHKFDASLADALSALFRDQHVGSLGEGPGMYKRHLLQMGLVRSYHAYDGAPFIEESSKGEVTFLDLTVPQYDLPIFDWILCLEVAEHIPPQFEDIFLDNIVRHARKGVVLSWAKLMQEGLEHVNNKNAEDVIKLLREKGFEVDTEASFALKKVSTFFWFQENVNVYRRIQTFDESEA is encoded by the exons ATGGCGCTGCGCGGCCTCCGTCTCCATCCGTCGTTGCGTGTGGTGTTGGTCGGATCCTGCGTGCTCTTGTTGGGGTTGGTGCTGGTGTCGTTCTTACGTCGTGAGAAGCGCCTTCTTGTTCGAGAGACCAAAGTCGTCGCCGTCACCGACACCGTCGTCGAAACGTCTCCAaattcctcttcctcttccctcctcttcctcccgTGTGCCAAGACAGTCTCTAAAGAGCGCAAACAACGGAACGTTCTCTCGCACCTGGCCAATCAGCTGAAAAGAGAGCTAGGGCAAACGGAATGCCGGCTCATCGAACTACAGAAACGACTGGGAGAACAG GACTCGGGTCGGGTGGCCAGCAGCGGCGGCTGGTGCTACCAAGACAGCCGTGCAGACAGCCTGGAACACAAGTTCGACGCGAGTCTGGCCGACGCCCTGAGCGCGCTCTTCAGGGACCAGCACGTGGGCAGCCTGGGTGAGGGCCCAGGCATGTATAAACGTCACCTGCTACAGATGGGCCTGGTGCGCTCCTACCACGCCTACGACGGCGCACCTTTCATCGAGGAGAGCTCGAAAGGTGAGGTGACCTTTCTGGACCTAACGGTGCCGCAGTACGACCTCCCCATCTTCGATTGGATCCTGTGCCTCGAAGTGGCCGAGCACATCCCGCCCCAGTTCGAGGACATCTTCCTCGACAACATAGTACGCCACGCGCGGAAGGGTGTGGTCCTGAGCTGGGCCAAACTCATGCAGGAGGGGCTGGAGCATGTCAACAACAAGAACGCGGAGGACGTCATCAAGCTGCTGCGCGAGAAGGGGTTCGAGGTGGACACCGAGGCGAGCTTCGCGTTGAAGAAAGTCAGCACGTTCTTCTGGTTCCAGGAGAATGTAAACGTTTACAGGAGGATACAAACATTTGACGAAAGCGAAGCGTAG